A genomic stretch from Cryomorphaceae bacterium 1068 includes:
- a CDS encoding DUF354 domain-containing protein: MKRLLFYMGHPAHYHNFKNCIRILMERGDEVLVVARGKDVLFDLIDTEDWDVVKWPARAAGGKLTLALNILQREGKLLNLVRKFRPHLMAGTDLGIAHVGKLLGIPSVVVNEDDSHAIPLMAKYAFPYATYVLAPNCCDQSPANHKKIGYEGYHELAYLHPKYFNADRSLLPAEMLDAERYFILRFASLHAHHDEGRSGIDDELAHELIELLLPFGKVFITSERELTADLEPYRIPVHPTVIHHAMAFADLYIGDSQTMAAEAAVLGVPSIRFNDFVGELSYLEELEHKYGLTKGIKTTESDVFLATAKEWAENTVLKTLFAERRITMMNATIDVTERWIELFDDLAKTHD; the protein is encoded by the coding sequence CTCTTTTATATGGGGCACCCCGCTCACTACCACAATTTCAAGAATTGCATTCGCATTCTCATGGAAAGAGGCGACGAGGTTTTGGTAGTCGCCAGAGGCAAAGATGTTTTGTTCGACTTGATCGATACCGAAGATTGGGATGTGGTAAAATGGCCTGCACGCGCAGCGGGAGGGAAACTCACCTTGGCGCTGAATATCTTGCAGCGCGAAGGCAAATTGCTGAATCTCGTTAGAAAATTCCGGCCTCACCTCATGGCGGGAACTGATCTGGGAATTGCTCATGTGGGTAAACTACTGGGGATTCCGTCTGTAGTTGTGAATGAGGATGATAGCCATGCTATTCCGCTCATGGCCAAATATGCTTTTCCATACGCCACATATGTTTTGGCGCCGAACTGTTGTGATCAGTCGCCCGCCAATCACAAGAAAATCGGTTACGAAGGATATCACGAATTAGCCTATCTGCATCCAAAATACTTCAATGCTGATCGCTCGCTGCTTCCGGCAGAAATGCTCGATGCAGAACGGTATTTCATTCTTCGGTTTGCGAGTTTGCATGCTCACCACGACGAAGGACGCAGCGGGATAGACGATGAATTGGCGCATGAGTTGATTGAGTTACTCTTGCCTTTCGGTAAAGTATTTATCACATCCGAGAGGGAGCTTACCGCTGATTTGGAGCCTTATCGAATACCTGTACATCCCACCGTTATTCATCACGCCATGGCTTTTGCCGATCTCTATATCGGCGATTCACAAACCATGGCTGCCGAGGCAGCGGTTCTGGGTGTTCCATCGATTCGATTCAATGATTTTGTAGGTGAATTGAGCTATCTCGAAGAGTTGGAGCATAAGTATGGATTGACAAAAGGAATCAAAACCACCGAGTCTGACGTCTTTTTGGCTACAGCAAAAGAATGGGCCGAAAACACTGTTTTGAAAACTCTTTTTGCCGAAAGGCGAATCACGATGATGAATGCTACCATAGATGTGACAGAGAGGTGGATAGAGCTATTTGACGATCTCGCAAAAACTCACGATTAG